Proteins from a genomic interval of Thunnus thynnus chromosome 5, fThuThy2.1, whole genome shotgun sequence:
- the LOC137183521 gene encoding tripartite motif-containing protein 16-like, whose protein sequence is MAQKGDQLDRETFSCSICLDLLKDPVTIPCGHSYCMSCIKGFWDEEDQRKVYSCPQCRQTFTPRPVLVKNTMLAALVEQLKKTGLQAAPADHCYAGPEDVACDVCTGRKLKALKSCLVCLASYCEKHLQRHYDVAPLKKHKLVDPSEKLQENICSRHDEVMKMFCRTDQQSICYLCSVDEHKGHDTVSAAAERTERQRELEVSRQNIQQRIQDREKDVKLLQQEVKAVNRSANKAVEDSEKIFTELIRLIQKRSSDVKQQIRSQQETEVSRVKELQEKLEQEITELKRKDAELKQLSHTEDHNQFLHNYPSLSQHSASTDSSSINIHPLRYFEDVTAAVSELRDKLQDILMEKRRNISLTVTEVDVLLSEAEPKTRAGFLKYSCEITLDPNTAYTYLLLSEGNRKATYMSQQQSYSRHPDRFTVCSQVLSRESLTGRCYWEVEWRGDGVCVAVAYKNISRAGNSNECRFGFNDKSWMLNFNINSYEFKFNNIQTHVSGPGSSRVGVYLDHTAGILSFYSVSETMTLLHRVQTTFTQPLYAGLWLYKGVTAELCKVK, encoded by the coding sequence atggcgcagAAAGGAGATCAGCTAGACCGAGAAACCTTCTCTTGttccatctgtctggatctactgaaggatccggtgactattccctgtggacacagctactgcatgagctgtattaaaggcttctgggatgaagaggatcagaggaaggtctacagctgccctcagtgcagacagaccttcacaccgaggcctgtcctggtgaaaaacaccatgttagcagcatTAGTGGAGCAgttgaagaagactggactccaagctgctcctgctgatcactgctatgctggacctgaagatgtggcctgtgatgtctgcactgggaggaagctgaaagccctcaagtcctgtctggtgtgtctggcctcttactgtgagaaacacctccagCGTCACTATGATGTAGCtccattaaagaaacacaagctggtcgacccctcggagaagctccaggagaacatctgctctcgtcatgatgaggtgatgaagatgttctgccgtactgatcagcagagtatctgttatctctgctctgtggatgaacataaaggccacgacacagtctcagctgcagcagaaaggactgagaggcagagagagctcgaggtgagtcgacaaaacatccagcagagaatccaggacagagagaaagatgtgaagctgcttcaacaggaggtgaaGGCCGTCAATCGCTCTGCtaataaagcagtggaggacagtgagaagatcttcactgagctgatccgtctcatccagaaaagaagctctgatgtgaagcagcagatcagatcccagcaggaaactgaagtgagtcgagtcaaagagcttcaggagaagctggagcaggagatcactgagctgaagaggaaagatgctgaactgaagcagctctcacacacagaggatcacaaccagtttctacacaactacccctcactgtcacaacacagtgcatctacagactcatccagcatcaatatccatCCTCTGCgctactttgaggatgtgacagcagctgtgtcagagctcagagataaactacaggacatcctgatggagaaaaggagaaatatctcactgacagtgactgaagtggacgttttactgtcagaagcagaacccaagaccagagctggattcttaaaatattcatgtgaaatcacactggatccaaacacagcataCACAtatctgttattatctgaggggaacagaaaagcaacatacatgagtcaacaacagtcttattctcgtcacccagacagattcactgtatgcagtcaggtcctgagtagagagagtctgactggacgttgttactgggaggtggagtggagaggggaTGGAGTTTgtgtagcagtcgcatacaagaatatcagcagagcaggaaactCGAATGAATGTCGATTTGGATTTAATGACAAATCTTGGATGTtaaattttaacattaacagttATGAATTTAAGTTCAACAACATCCAAACTCAcgtctcaggtcctggttcctccagagtaggagtgtacctggatcacacagcaggtattctgtccttctacagcgtctctgaaaccatgactctcctccacagagtccagaccacattcactcagcctctctatgctggactttggCTGTATAAAGGAGtcacagctgagttgtgtaaagtcaaatag
- the LOC137183524 gene encoding tripartite motif-containing protein 16-like — protein sequence MAQKGDQLDRETFSCSICLDLLKDPVTIPCGHSYCMSCIKGFWDGEDQRKIYSCPQCRQTFAPRPVLGKNTMLAALVEHMKKTGLQAAPADHCYAGPQDVACDVCTGRKLKALKSCLVCLASYCEKHLQRHYDVAPLKKHKLVDPSEKLQENICSRHNEVMKMFCRTDQQSICYLCSVDEHKGHDTVSAAAERTERQRELEVSRQNIQQRIQDREKDVKMLQQEVEAVSHSADEAVEDSEKIFTELIRLIQKRSSDVKQQIRSQQETEVSRVKELQEKLEQEITELKRKDAELKQLSHTEDHNQFLHNYPSLSQLSASTDSSSINIHPLRYFEDVTAAVSELRDKLQDILMEKRRNISLTVTEVDVLLSEAEPKTRAGFLKYSREITLDPNTAYTYLLLSEGNRKATYMSQQQSYSRHPDRFTGWQQVLSRESLTGRCYWEVEWREDGVGVAVAYKNISRAGNSNECQFGFNDKSWMLDCNTDSYTFWFNNIKTRVSGPGSSRVGVYLDHTAGILSFYSVSETMTLLHRVQTTFTQPLYAGLRTYYGDTVELCKLK from the coding sequence atggcgcagaaaggagatcagctggaccgagaaaccttctcttgttccatctgtctggatctactgaaggatccggtgactattccctgtggacacagctactgcatgagctgtattaaaggcttctgggatggagaggatcagaggaagatctacagctgccctcagtgcagacagaccttcgcaccgaggcctgtcctggggaaaaacaccatgttagcagctttagtggagcacatgaagaagactggactccaagctgctcctgctgatcactgctatgctggacctcaagatgtggcctgtgatgtctgcactgggaggaagctgaaagccctcaagtcctgtctggtgtgtctggccTCTTACTGTGAAAAACACCTCCAGCGTCACTATGATGTAGCTCCATTgaagaaacacaagctggtcgacccctcggagaagctccaggagaacatctgctctcgtcataatgaggtgatgaagatgttctgccgtactgatcagcagagtatctgttatctctgctctgtggatgaacataaaggccacgacacagtctcagctgcagcagaaaggactgagaggcagagagagctcgaggtgagtcgacaaaacatccagcagagaatccaggacagagagaaagatgtgaagatgcttcaacaggaggtggaggccgtcagtCACTCTGCTGAtgaagcagtggaggacagtgagaagatcttcactgagctgatccgtctcatccagaaaagaagctctgatgtgaagcagcagatcagatcccagcaggaaactgaagtgagtcgagtcaaagagcttcaggagaagctggagcaggagatcactgagctgaagaggaaagacgctgaactgaagcagctctcacacacagaggatcacaaccagtttctacacaactacccctcactgtcacaactcagtgcatctacagactcatccagcatcaatatccatCCTCTGCgctactttgaggatgtgacagcagctgtgtcagagctcagagataaactacaggacatcctgatggagaaaaggagaaatatctcactgacagtgactgaagtggacgttttactgtcagaagcagaacccaagaccagagctggattcttaaaatattcacgtgaaatcacactggatccaaacacagcataCACAtatctgttattatctgaggggaacagaaaagcaacatacatgagtcaacaacagtcttattctcgtcacccagacagattcactggaTGGCagcaggtcctgagtagagagagtctgactggacgttgttactgggaggtggagtggagagagGATGGAGTTGgtgtagcagtcgcatacaagaatatcagcagagcaggaaactCAAATGAATGTCAATTTGGATTTAATGACAAATCTTGGATGTTAGATTGTAACACTgacagttatacattttggttcaacaacatcaaaactcgtgtctcaggtcctggttcctccagagtaggagtgtacctggatcacacagcaggtattctgtccttctacagtgtctctgaaaccatgactctcctccacagagtccagaccacattcactcagcctctctatgctggacttcgTACTTATTATGGAGACACAGTTGAgttgtgtaaactcaaatag
- the LOC137183523 gene encoding tripartite motif-containing protein 16-like, with protein MAQKDQLDRETFSCSICLDLLKDPVAIPCGHSYCMSCIKGFWDEEDQRKIYSCPQCRQTFTPRPVLGKNTMLAALVEQLKKTGLQAAPADHCYAGPEDVACDVCTGRKLKALKSCLTCPASYCEKHLQPHYDAAPLKKHKLVDPSQKLQENICSSHDDVMKMFCRTDEQSICYLCSVDEHKGHDTVSAAAERTERQRELEVSRQNIQQRIQDREKDVKLLQQKMKAVNHSANKAVKDSEKIFTELISLIQKRSSDVKQQIRSQQETEVRRVKELQEKLEQEITELKRKDAELKQLSHTEDHNQFLHNYPSLSQLSASTDSSSINIRPLRYFEDVTAAVSELRDKLQDILREEWTNISLTVTEVDVLLSEAEPKTRTGFLKYSREITLDPNTANTWLLLSDGNRKATYMSRPQSYSRHPDRFTVCSQVLSRESLTGRCYWEVEWRGGGVCVAVAYKNISRAGNSNECRFGLNDKSWMLDCDTNSYTFWFNNIKTRVSGSGSSRVGVYLDHTAGILSFYSVSETMTLLHRVQTTFTQPLYAGLCPYYYDGDTAELCKLK; from the coding sequence atggcgcagaaagatcagctggaccgagaaaccttctcttgttccatctgtctggatctactgaaggatccggtggctattccctgtggacacagctactgcatgagctgtattaaaggcttctgggatgaagaggatcagaggaagatctacagctgccctcagtgcagacagaccttcacaccgaggcctgtcctggggaaaaacaccatgttagcagctttagtggagcagctgaagaagactggactccaagctgctcctgctgatcactgctatgctggacctgaagatgtggcctgtgatgtctgcactgggaggaagctgaaagccctcaagtcctgtctgaCTTGTCCAgcctcttactgtgagaaacacctgCAGCCTCATTATGATGCAGCtccattaaagaaacacaagctggtcgacccctcgcagaagctccaggagaacatctgctctagtcatgatgatgtgatgaagatgttctgccgtactgatgagcagagtatctgttatctctgctctgtggatgaacataaaggccacgacacagtctcagctgcagcagaaaggactgagaggcagagagagctcgaggtgagtcgacaaaacatccagcagagaatccaggacagagagaaagatgtgaagctgcttcaacagaaGATGAAGGCCGTCAATCACTCTGCTAATAAAGCAGTgaaggacagtgagaagatcttcactgagctgatcagtctcatccagaaaagaagctctgatgtgaagcagcagatcagatcccagcaggaaactgaagtgagacgagtcaaagagcttcaggagaagctggagcaggagatcactgagctgaagaggaaagatgctgaactgaagcagctgtcacacacagaggatcacaaccagtttctacacaactacccctcactgtcacaactcagtgcatctacagactcatccagcatcaatatccgtcctctgagatactttgaggatgtgacagcagctgtgtcagagctcagagataaactacaggacatcctgagggaggaatggacaaacatctcactgacagtgactgaagtggacgttttactgtcagaagcagaacccaagaccagaactggattcttaaaatattcacgtgaaatcacactggatccaaacacagcaaacacatggcTGTTATTGTCTGatgggaacagaaaagcaacatacATGAGTCGACCACAGTCTTATTCtcgtcacccagacagattcactgtatgcagtcaggtcctgagtagagagagtctgactggacgttgttactgggaggtggagtggagagggggaggagtttgtgtagcagtcgcatacaagaatatcagcagagcaggaaactCGAATGAATGTCGATTTGGACTTAATGACAAATCTTGGATGTTAGATTGTGACACtaacagttatacattttggttcaacaacatCAAAACTCGTGTCTCAGGTtctggttcctccagagtaggagtgtacctggatcacacagcaggtattctgtccttctacagcgtctctgaaaccatgactctcctccacagagtccagaccacattcactcagcctctctatgctggactttgtCCTTATTATTATGATGGAgacacagctgagttgtgtaaactcaaatag